The Phaseolus vulgaris cultivar G19833 unplaced genomic scaffold, P. vulgaris v2.0 scaffold_30, whole genome shotgun sequence genome window below encodes:
- the LOC137817317 gene encoding kinesin-like protein KIN-5D has protein sequence METQQRRGAGGMIPLSPSQTPRSSDKPARDLRSADSNSSTHGKYDKDKGVNVQVLVRCRPLSEDEMRLHTPVVISCNEGRREVSAVQSIANKQIDRTFAFDKVFGPNSQQKELYEQAVSPIVYEVLEGYNCTIFAYGQTGTGKTYTMEGGARKKNGEFPSDAGVIPRAVKQIFDILEAQNAEYNMKVTFLELYNEEISDLLAPEETTKFIDDKSRKPIALMEDGKGGVFVRGLEEEIVCTANEIYKILEKGSAKRRTAETLLNKQSSRSHSIFSITIHIKESTPEGEEMIKCGKLNLVDLAGSENISRSGARESRAREAGEINKSLLTLGRVINALVEHSGHVPYRDSKLTRLLRDSLGGKTKTCIIATISPSIHCLEETLSTLDYAHRAKNIKNKPEINQKMMKSAMIKDLYSEIDRLKQEVYAAREKNGIYIPRDRYLHEEAEKKAMAEKIERMELEAESKDKQLMELQELYNSQQLLTAELSIKLEKTEKSLEETEQLLFDLEERHKQANATIKEKEFLISNLLKSEKELVEHAIELRSELENAASDVSNLFSKIERKDKIEEGNRILIQKFQSQLAQQLEVLHKTVSASVMHQEQQLKDMDEDMQSFVSMKAKATEDLRERVGKLKNMYGSGIKALDDLAEELKVNNQLTYDDLKSEVAKHSSALEDLFKGIALEADSLLNDLQSSLHKQEANLTAYARQQQEAHARAVESTRAVSKITVNFFETIDRHASSLTRIVEEAQLVNDQKLCELEKKFEECTAYEEKQLLEKVAEMLASSNARKKQLVQMTVNDLRESANCRTSKLRQEALTMQDSTSSVKTEWRVHMEKTESNYQEDTSAVESGKKDLVEVLQICLNKAKVGSQQWRKAQESLLGLEKRNAASVDTIVRGGIEANQTLRSRFSSAVSTTLEDAGIANKDINSSIDHSLQLDHEACGNLNSMIIPCCGDLRELKGGHYHKIVEITEHAGECLLNEYVVDEPSCSTPRKRLFNLPSVSSIEELRTPSFEELLRSFWDARSPKHANGDVKHIGAYEAAQSVRDSRVPLIAIN, from the exons ATGGAGACGCAGCAGAGAAGAGGAGCAGGCGGAATGATACCGTTGTCGCCGTCGCAGACGCCGCGCTCCAGCGATAAGCCGGCGCGAGATCTGCGATCTGCGGATTCAAATTCCAGCACTCATGGCAAGTATGATAAGGACAAAGGCGTCAATGTGCAGGTTCTCGTACGGTGCAG GCCGTTGAGTGAAGATGAAATGAGGCTGCACACGCCGGTTGTGATATCGTGTAACGAAGGTAGACGAGAGGTTTCAGCTGTTCAGAGCATCGCCAACAAACAGATCGATAGAACCTTCGCGTTTGACAAG GTGTTTGGTCCTAACTCTCAACAGAAAGAGCTGTATGAGCAGGCAGTGTCTCCAATTGTGTATGAAGTGCTCGAGGGCTATAACTGCACTATTTTTGCGTATGGACAGACCGGGACAGGGAAGACTTACACAATGGAAGGAGGTGCAAGAAAGAAG AATGGCGAATTTCCGAGTGATGCTGGTGTCATCCCGAGAGCTGTGAAACAGATTTTTGATATATTGGAAGCTCAGAATGCTGAGTATAACATGAAAGTAACGTTTCTAGAGCTTTACAATGAGGAAATAAGTGATCTTTTGGCCCCTGAGGAGACAACAAAATTTATAGATGACAAGTCTAGGAAACCAATTGCTCTAATGGAGGACGGGAAGGGGGGTGTTTTTGTCAGGGGTTTGGAAGAAGAGATTGTTTGCACTGCAAATGAAATTTACAAGATATTGGAAAAAGGTTCTGCAAAGAGGCGTACAGCTGAGACTCTTCTCAACAAACAAAGCAGTCGTTCTCACTCCATATTTTCTATCACAATTCATATTAAGGAATCCACTCCAGAGGGTGAGGAAATGATTAAATGCGGGAAGCTAAATCTTGTGGATCTTGCAGGCTCTGAGAATATTTCACGATCTGGTGCAAGAGAG AGTAGAGCAAGGGAGGCTGGGGAGATTAATAAAAGCTTGCTTACACTTGGTAGAGTGATTAATGCTCTAGTTGAGCACTCAGGTCATGTTCCATATAG GGATAGCAAATTAACCAGATTGTTGAGGGATTCCTTGGGTGGTAAAACCAAAACGTGCATTATTGCAACAATATCCCCTTCCATTCACTGTTTGGAAGAAACCCTTAGTACCTTGGATTATGCACACCGTGCAAAAAATATCAAGAACAAACCAGAG attaaTCAGAAAATGATGAAATCTGCAATGATTAAGGATTTGTATTCTGAAATTGACAGACTAAAACAAG AGGTGTATGCAGCAAGAGAGAAGAATGGAATCTATATACCACGTGATCGCTACCTTCATGAAGAAGCAGAGAAGAAG GCCATGGCTGAGAAGATAGAACGCATGGAACTAGAAGCAGAGTCTAAGGATAAG CAATTGATGGAGCTTCAAGAACTCTACAATTCTCAGCAACTTTTGACTGCTGAATTAAGtattaaacttgaaaaaacTGAG AAAAGTCTAGAAGAAACTGAGCAGTTGTTGTTTGATCTTGAGGAGAGGCACAAACAAGCAAATGCAACAATTAAGGAAAAGGAATTTTTGATATCAAATCTCCTAAAATCTG AGAAAGAACTTGTGGAGCATGCTATTGAACTACGATCAGAGCTTGAGAATGCTGCATCAGATGTGTCAAACCTGTTTTCAAAAATTG AGCGGaaggataaaattgaagaaGGAAATAGAATACTTATCCAGAAATTCCAGTCTCAGTTAGCTCAACAACTTGAAGTTTTGCACAAGACAGTTTCAGCTTCAGTAATGCATCAAGAGCAGCAACTGAAGGACATGGATGAAGATATGCAGTCTTTTGTATCAATGAAAGCAAAG GCTACCGAAGATCTTAGAGAACGAGTAGGAAAGTTGAAAAACATGTATGGTTCTGGTATCAAAGCTCTGGATGATTTAGCTGAGGAGCTTAAAGTAAATAACCAGTTAACTTACGATGACTTGAAATCTGAAGTAGCCAAGCATTCATCTGCCTTGGAGGAT CTTTTTAAAGGAATTGCCTTAGAAGCTGATTCGTTACTAAATGATCTTCAAAGTAGTCTCCACAAGCAAGAGGCCAATTTAACAGCTTATGCTCGTCAACAACAAGAG GCGCATGCTAGAGCAGTAGAGAGTACACGTGCAGTATCTAAAATAACGGTGAACTTTTTTGAGACAATAGACAGGCATGCATCTAGTCTGACTCGAATTGTGGAAGAAGCACAATTGGTCAATGATCAGAAATTGTGTGAACTTGAGAAGAAGTTTGAG GAGTGTACTGCATATGAAGAAAAGCAACTACTGGAGAAAGTGGCAGAAATGCTAGCAAGTTCAAATGCAAGAAAGAAACAATTG GTTCAAATGACAGTCAATGATCTTAGAGAAAGTGCAAACTGTAGAACCAGTAAACTGCGGCAAGAAGCATTAACCATGCAGGATTCCACTTCTTCTGTCAAGACAGAATGGAGAGTTCACATGGAAAAAACAGAATCCAACTATCAGGAGGATACCTCTGCTGTAGAATCTGGGAAGAAAGACCTCGTGGAGGTTCTTCAAATCTG CCTCAACAAGGCAAAAGTAGGTTCACAACAATGGAGAAAAGCTCAAGAGTCTTTGCTTGGTCTGGAGAAGAGAAATGCTGCTTCTGTGGATACTATTGTTAG GGGAGGAATTGAAGCTAATCAAACTCTACGTTCCCGTTTCTCTAGTGCCGTGTCAACTACACTTGAAGATGCGGGAATAGCAAATAAGGATATTAACTCATCCATTGATC ATTCATTGCAACTTGATCATGAAGCTTGTGGGAATCTGAACTCTATGATTATTCCTTGCTGTGGTGATTTGAGAGAACTAAAGGGTGGTCATTACCACAAAATTGTAGAGATAACTGAACATGCAGGGGAATGTCTTCTCAACGAATACGTG GTCGACGAACCATCTTGTTCAACACCAAGAAAGAGACTCTTCAATTTACCTAGTGTTTCATCCATAGAAGAACTAAGAACCCCATCGTTTGAGGAATTGTTGAGGTCATTCTGGGATGCAAGATCTCCTAAACATGCAAATGGAGATGTTAAACATATCGGGGCATATGAAGCCGCTCAATCAGTGAGAGATTCCAGAGTTCCTCTTATTGCTATTAACTAG